The nucleotide sequence TCAGGACGTGGCCCAGAAGAGGCAGGCAGATATCATCTGCGACAACATGGACGCTTTTGGCTCGCAATACGGGATGGTTGCCATCAAAGCCCGTTCGGAAGACGTCACAGCGTCCCCGGAAAGCATATTCGCCGCCGCTGAAGGCAGAATAAAGGAGAGAGGATTCCGCATCATAGACGCGCGTTCTTTGGAGCCGTATGAGAAATCCCACGAGATGATCGTCTTCGAGAGGAAAAGCCCATGAGAACGGCGTATGCGGTGGCGTTCGAGGGGGACCGGTTCCTGATGGTCTGGAACCCGCGCCGCGGCGGATGGGAGATGCCGGGAGGCCACGTGGAAGAGGGCGAGACCTCCGAGGAAGCCGCCGCCAGGGAGTTCGAGGAGGAAGCCGGATATTCGATAGAAATCGTTGCCACCAGGGATCTGGGGCCTTGCGATGTATGCGCTGCGATAATTAAATCCAAAACCGGAAATCCCTGCGAGATGAGATCAGAGCTGTTCTCCGAACTCCCCGAGACGCTTTCGTTCGGCAGGGAAGAATACGAGGATACCGTCCCTTGGGCAAGAGAGATGCTGAAAATACGATTTCAAATCAATTTTCGGACTGCTCCAGACGCCGAAAAAAACATCGGTAATGAGCCGCCGGAGGACATCTGTTGGATGGGTGAAGCAGATGTGAGAGGCAACGTTACATCCTGAGTTGGCATATTATTTTCTACTTGTCCAGACGTTACTTTTTTCAAACGGGGCTGATGCCATGAAAGGGAATAATATAGCGATTATCGCCGTGACTGCGGTTATAATCGTCATAATACTCGCATATTGTATGTTCACCTACGGCGACAACGACCGTAACGACCAATCCAACGGGGCCTCACCGGTAGAGCTGACCTTCTCCATCGATGATTCGAAGCTGAAGGTTGTCTGCGGAGACAGGGAAATCAAGGACAAAGACGTGATCACGTTCGAAGAGGATTCTTCTCTGACTGTGACAACGCTCGACGGACAGAGACATACCATAGGCTACGCCGGCAGCTGGCAGAACGACGCAGGCATGGGCGAAAGCAGCAGCGCCAGCGTGCTGACAAATAGCCTATCAATCCCCATCGATTGCGTCTACGGCGGCAAGGCCACAGGGAATATGAGCATAAGCTGCGACTGAGAATAGATTGCACGGCTCCGTCTCATAGAGGGGCGGGGCCCTTTTTTCAAACTGCTTGCTTCTTCGCACTTCTAATTACTGTGACAAGGTCGGAATCGATAAGACGATGGAAGCGTCAGCGTGCAACGATTCCTGCTGGATCGCGGACCCGCAAAGAGATCTTGACGGATGCCTATGACCGCGGCATCGAAGAAGCTGTTACGAACAGCCGATATTAGTCGAAAAGATTACGTAATATTACGTGATTTTTTCATTATGCGGATCGAAAGGCCAATCCACCTCCAATAATTGATCGACCGCCGCGATAACGGTCTGATCAAAGTCATAACAGGGGTCCGCCGCTGCGGAAAAACGTACCTCGTCGAGATACTGTTCAGAGATTGGCTGATTGAAAATGGCGTGGATCCCAAAAACATCATATTCATATCGCTTGAAACGGGCCTTAATGCCCATCTCAGAAATCCCCTTACGCTTTCAGAGCACATTCACGACGCGATTGGCGGCTCCGACTCCAGAAAATACGTGATTATAGACGAGATACAGCTTTGCGCCAGCGTGGACAACCCATACCTTCCCCCAGAATCCCGCACTATAGAGAACATGATGACGTTCTATGACGTCGTCTTAGGTCTGAGAGAAAAATGCGACATTTATGTCACCGGAAGCAATTCAAAAATGCTTTCCAAAGATGTCCTCTCCAGTTTCAGGGGCAGAACGGACGAAATACCCATAATTCCCCTGTCATTCTCTGAATTCCACTCTGCCCTCAGAGGGGACGTCAGGTCGGATTGGATGGAATGCCTCTACCATGGAGGAATGCCTGGAACACTGCTATATCATGATGCCCCGTCCAAAAACAGGTACCTATCAAGTCTGTTCAATGAGATCTACCTCAAAGATATTCAGGAACGCTATGGAATCCATGGCATCGACGATCTGTCAGCGATCGTTGATGTTCTCGCCTCATCATCCGGAGGGTTGGTTAACCCGCAGAAAATCGCTGACTCCTTCCGGGACAGGAGCGTCAGCAGGAACACCGTGGCCAATTATATAGAGCATCTAGAGGACTCTTTCCTGATATCCGGATCCATGCGCTTCGATATCAGAGGGAGGAGGCACATAAACGGCCTAAAAAAGTATTATTTCACGGACGTGGGGCTGATGAACGCCAGACTCAATTTCAGGGAGATGTCGCGTGCAAAGCTCATCGAAACCGTGGTGCATAACGAATTCCTGCTTCGTGGATGCAACGTAGATGTCCGAAGAATAGATGTCAGAAGAAGAAACGAAGAGGGAAAATCTGCGATCATATCTCTGGAAATAGATTTCGTCGTCAACAGATCGTTCGATAGGGCTTACATACAAGCGGCCATGGGAGTGGATGACCCAGGAAAAATGGAGCAAGAGACCAGATCGCTGAAGGCCATCAAGGATGGCTTCGCAAAGATCCTGCTGATAGATTCCGACGTCCCAGAGCATGTCACCGAGGATGGCATCAGGGTGATGTCCATCATAGATTTCCTGCTCGACGAGGGCTCCCTGAGATTCAACTGAAAAAATCGCGTAATTATACAGATATTTTGAAACGCGGTGCATAGTCATATTTTAAATAGGGATTGCCCATAGCCACTGACAGCCTCGCCGCATAGATATGATTCGGAGGATCAGACTATGGCAAGAATGCACACCAGAAGAAAGGGAAAATCCTGTTCCAAACACCCCATGGTTTCCGAGAACCCCGCATGGGTCACCCTCAGCGCCACCGAAATCGAGGACCTCATCGCGAAGCTCGCCAAGGATGGAATAGTTTCCGCTAAGATCGGGCTCATTCTCAGGGACCAGTACGGCGTCCCCGACGTGAAGCTCGCCACCGGAAAGACCATCACCAAAATCATGGAGGAGAAGAACGTCATGCCCTCTCTTCCCGAAGACCTTTCCAACCTCATGAGACGCGCAATCTCCCTCAACGGCCACCTCAAGGAGAACAAGGGAGATATCTCCAACAAGAGAGGCCTCAACATGATCGAAGCTAAGATCAGGAGGCTCGAGCGCTACTACAAGAGGAACGGCGTCCTTCCCGCGGACTGGAAATATTCTCTTAAGAACGCGGAGCTCATGCTTAAGTGAGTCGGATGGACGGACAGGTCCCATCAAAACTTCTTACAACCTTATCAAAAGCCGCGGATACCGTTCGCGGCCATGATTTCATCCAAGTATATTCCCACTATGATGCCGACGGCGTATCTTCCGCGGCGATCGTGGCGAAAACCCTTCTCCGGATGGGCAAAGAATTCAGGGTCACGCTTTTCACAACGCTCAACGACCGCGGCATCGACATCATACGCGGATGCGGCGCGAAATGCGTGATCATAACCGATCTTGGCGCATCCTACATAGATCAGCTGGACCAAATGCCCTTCGACGTCGTCGTGCTGGACCACCACACAATAATCTCCGAGGCGAAACGCATATGCTACGCCAATCCCCACCTTTACGGGATCGACGGGATGACCTCCGGATGCGGCGCCACCATGTCGCTTCTGTTCGCGGTGGCTGTCGATGAGAAGAACTGGGATCTGGTCCAGATTGCGTTCGCAGGGATAGCCGGGGACAGGCAGCACATCAACGGGCTGTCCGGATTGAACACATATCTCCTTTCGGAAGGGGAAAGGCGCGGATACATCGAGAAGATGCCGGGATCGCTCATACCCGCGGGGGATCTGGCTGAGGGGCTGTATCTCCTCACCGACCCTTACATTCGCGGCGTCAGCGGAAGCAAAGAAGGCGTATCCGCGATTCTCAAGGACGCCGGGATCCCGGAAGGGAAAAGCTATTCCGACCTGACGGACGAAGAAAGCAGGAAACTCTCGTCGCTGATGGCCATAAAACTGGCGTCCCAAGGCATGCTCCTGCAATCGATGGCCGAAGTTGCCCGCGACAGATATTATCTCAGAGGGCTGGACATGGACGCGGAAGTCCTGTCGTCCGTGCTAAACAGCTGCGGGCGCGCCGGAATGGGCGGAACAGGGATCGCCGCCGGCATGGGAGACAAGGCCAGCTTCGATTACGGATGCAAAATAACCAAAGAATCCGCCGAGCAAGTGGTCGCGTACATGGTGGATCTGGATTCCGCCGGGCTCAACCAGATGGAGCACATCCAGTGGTTCGACACCAGCGATTCCGGTTTCACCGGGATGCTTTGCGGCATCGCCATGCAGTGCATAGGGGACCCAGACAAACCGACCATTGGCCTGAACAAATCCAACACTCCTGTTAACATATCCTCGAGAGG is from Candidatus Methanomethylophilaceae archaeon and encodes:
- a CDS encoding NUDIX domain-containing protein, which gives rise to MRTAYAVAFEGDRFLMVWNPRRGGWEMPGGHVEEGETSEEAAAREFEEEAGYSIEIVATRDLGPCDVCAAIIKSKTGNPCEMRSELFSELPETLSFGREEYEDTVPWAREMLKIRFQINFRTAPDAEKNIGNEPPEDICWMGEADVRGNVTS
- a CDS encoding ATP-binding protein, yielding MIDRRDNGLIKVITGVRRCGKTYLVEILFRDWLIENGVDPKNIIFISLETGLNAHLRNPLTLSEHIHDAIGGSDSRKYVIIDEIQLCASVDNPYLPPESRTIENMMTFYDVVLGLREKCDIYVTGSNSKMLSKDVLSSFRGRTDEIPIIPLSFSEFHSALRGDVRSDWMECLYHGGMPGTLLYHDAPSKNRYLSSLFNEIYLKDIQERYGIHGIDDLSAIVDVLASSSGGLVNPQKIADSFRDRSVSRNTVANYIEHLEDSFLISGSMRFDIRGRRHINGLKKYYFTDVGLMNARLNFREMSRAKLIETVVHNEFLLRGCNVDVRRIDVRRRNEEGKSAIISLEIDFVVNRSFDRAYIQAAMGVDDPGKMEQETRSLKAIKDGFAKILLIDSDVPEHVTEDGIRVMSIIDFLLDEGSLRFN
- a CDS encoding 30S ribosomal protein S15, with amino-acid sequence MARMHTRRKGKSCSKHPMVSENPAWVTLSATEIEDLIAKLAKDGIVSAKIGLILRDQYGVPDVKLATGKTITKIMEEKNVMPSLPEDLSNLMRRAISLNGHLKENKGDISNKRGLNMIEAKIRRLERYYKRNGVLPADWKYSLKNAELMLK
- a CDS encoding DHH family phosphoesterase translates to MDGQVPSKLLTTLSKAADTVRGHDFIQVYSHYDADGVSSAAIVAKTLLRMGKEFRVTLFTTLNDRGIDIIRGCGAKCVIITDLGASYIDQLDQMPFDVVVLDHHTIISEAKRICYANPHLYGIDGMTSGCGATMSLLFAVAVDEKNWDLVQIAFAGIAGDRQHINGLSGLNTYLLSEGERRGYIEKMPGSLIPAGDLAEGLYLLTDPYIRGVSGSKEGVSAILKDAGIPEGKSYSDLTDEESRKLSSLMAIKLASQGMLLQSMAEVARDRYYLRGLDMDAEVLSSVLNSCGRAGMGGTGIAAGMGDKASFDYGCKITKESAEQVVAYMVDLDSAGLNQMEHIQWFDTSDSGFTGMLCGIAMQCIGDPDKPTIGLNKSNTPVNISSRGMWGQLEKGVDLSVAMREACSSVGGVGGGHKIASGGSVPPDKVDQFLRNLDEIIGRQLSSST